The genomic DNA CAGCTTAAACATCTCTTTCGAGGGCATTGAGGGAGAATCGATGCTGCTGATGCTTGATATGAAGGGCATCTGCGCCTCTTCCGGCTCCGCCTGTACCTCTGGCTCGCTTGATCCTAGTCATGTGTTGCTTGCCATCGGCCTGCCGCACGAGATTGCACACGGTTCGCTGCGCCTTTCTCTTAGTGACGAAAATACCATGGAGGATGTTGACTATATTCTAGCTGAGCTACAGCCCATCATCTCCCGCCTCCGTGCAATGTCCCCGCTGTGGGAAAAGTTGATGGCTGAAGAAAAGTAATCTTCCAAATAATAAGGATGTGTGATAGTTATGATGTATTCTGAAAAGGTTTTAGACCATTTTTCCAATCCGCGCAATGTAGGTGAGCTGCCCGATGCCAACGGCGTCGGCGAGGTAGGCAACGCCGTGTGCGGCGATATTATGAAAATGTATTTAAAGATTGACGAGGGCGTCATTAAGGACGTCAAGTTTAAGACCTTCGGTTGCGGTGCCGCCATTGCAACCAGTTCGATGGCTACCGAGCTTATCAAGGGCAAAACACTTGACGAGGCCCTTCAACTCTCGAACAAAGCGGTCATCTCCGCCCTTGATGGGCTGCCCCCTGTCAAGGTACATTGCTCGGTACTGGCCGAGCAGGCGGTTCGTGCCGCACTTTCGGATTATTATCGCAGGCAGGGTGTAGACCCTGAGCCGATTGTTGGCAAGATTGTGGATGATCCGCACCACTGCGATAACTGCGCAACCTGCGAAAACAACTAACACCTGTAAAGCCAAACACGGCAATTCGGTTTGTCCGATTAGATCCGCCGAATTTTCCGGCACATATCTTAATTCTAAAGCCAGCGTCTAAAAGGCGCTGGCTTTTAGCATATCTTGAAAAAATCCACCAGACAAATGTGCTTGAACGCTCTGTTTTCTTGGCAGATAATCATTGTCACAGCACCAATGTGCTGGGCGATGCTATAAAGTAAAGCCATCATTTTCATATTTTTGATACGCTTTAAATATAATGCAATATGCATTAAGCCTGCTTATATAATCGCTTTTCGTATTAGCAACCCTGTATTTGAACATGTTTCCGGGAGGCGTAAACTTTGGATAACAGCGATTTATATTCTGAAGATATTGTAGACTTTTTCATTAGAAAAGGGGCCTATTTTGAGCGCTTTATATTCGAACATCCGGGTTTCATCACCAGCCACACAATTAACGACACCTATACCATCTGTTACGCTACCCGCGACGGATATGAAGAAATGGCCCGCTTCATGGGGTCTGAACCCGGTTTGCCGAATGTTCTGGGTCTTCTGGGCCGCTCGGAGTTAGAGGCATCTGGCATTACCCAGATTCAACAGCAGCCCTATCTCGACCTAAAAGGTCAAGGAGTACTGATTGGTTTTTTGGACACAGGCATCGATTATACAAAAGACGTCTTTAAAAAGAGCGATGGCACCAGTAAAATAGAGTTTATATATGACCAGTCTATCCCGGGAACACCGCCGGATGGCTTTCCGATAGGAGCCGAATTCACCAAAGAGCAAATTAACGCTGCGCTGGCCTCAGAGTCTCCCCAAAGCGTTCTACCACATATCGACGATGCTGGGCACGGAACTTTTTTGGCATCAGTAGCAGCCGGCTCTGCCCATGGCGATTTTATTGGCGCTGCACCGGAAGCAGGCATTATCATGGTCAAACTCAAAAAAGCTTACCCGTTCATGCGTGAACAGCTATTAATACCAGAAGAACAGCAAAACGCTTTCGAATCCACATCGGTGATTCTAGGTGTGGAGTACATTATAAAAAAGGCAAGGCAACTTGATTGCCCGGTTGTCATATGCATCGGGCTTGGCTCCAATTATGATAATCATGACGGCAGCAGCCCGCTAGAAGATTATCTGTTCGATGTTTCAAACATTCCGGGGGTATGTGTCTGCGTAGCTGCCGGCAACGAGAGTCAGGCGAAGCATCACTATTACAATCGTTTTACGCGCGATAAAGCGCCCATGAACATTGATATTCAGGTGGGTCAAAACGCCGGAAATATTTTGATCACCATTACAAACCGCCTTTCTGACATCATATCAGTATCGGTACGTTCCCCCACCGGCGAGCTGGTAAAACGAGTGCCGGCCAAGCCACTGCTCACACAAGTTACAAAACTTGTGCTGGAGAAGTCGGAGGTTAGCATCTCCTATTCCTTTCCGGTAAGCAGCAGTGGTGACCAGGTGACCGTGGTCAGAATACACAATGCCACACCCGGCCTATGGACCATCACCGCCTATGGGGATTTTATCATAGATGGTTCTATTTTTGCTTGGCTTCCGATGACCGGTTTTATTTCGCCTAATGTTGAATTTTTATCATCCATCCCTTATAACACCATCACCTTTCCAGCCACCGGACTGGGTCCTATATGCTGCGGCGCCTATAACAGTGTGCGCAACATTCTATATCCCCTATCCTCTTGGGGCCCGACGAGAATGCAAAACGACGTACCCGACCTACTGGCACCCGGTTATCAAATTGGCGGTATATATCCTACGGGATTCGGCTATATGAGCGGCACAAGTTGTTCCGCTGCCATCACCGCGGGCGCGAGTGCGCTGCTGATGCAATGGGGCATTGTAAAAGGCCACGATTTTGGTTTTTGTACGCCTGTAATAAGAGCTTATCTTATCCGTGGCTGCAACCGAAATGAATTGATTGTTTACCCCAATAATCAGTGGGGTTTCGGCATGCTAAACCTGACGCGAACTTTCTATTATATGCGCGAGCTATAAATGAGGGGGTATTCCTCTAGGTTTTCATCTTTATAAACGCTTCGGCGCACATGCTGTGCCGTCCGAAAGGAGGCTCTTTTTTGGATAAAGACACACTGTACGCACCGGATATCGTTGATTTTATAATAAGAAAAGATGCTTATTATGACCAGATGATTTTAAATCATCCCGGTCTTATTGCAAGCTATACCGTTAAAGGCACCTATATCATCTGTTTTGCCAGAATTAAAGATTATAATGAAATGACGTCATATATGGGTACAGATTATATAAATAGCATCCCAACGGTTTTGGGGCTCACCATTCGGCCCAGTCTGGAATCATCCGGTATTATTCAGGTGCAGCAGCAGCCCTATCTTAATCTAGACGGCACAGGGGTAATCATCGGGTTTGTAGATACTGGAATTGATTATACCCAATCGGTTTTTAAGCACAAGGATGGCTCCAGTAAGATCAGATATATCTACGACCAAACAATTCCCGGCACACCGCCAAACGGCTTCCCGCTGGGAACGGAGTATAGCAACGAACAAATAAACGCCGCACTGGCTTCAGATAATCCTTATGAAATTGTTCCACACCGAGACGAGGTGGGGCATGGCACTTTTCTTGCTTCGGTTGCGGCCGCCAGTCCCTCGGAAGATGTCATCGGCGCAGCACCCAATGCTGAAATTATTATGGTGAAGTTAAAAAAAGCTTACCCTTTTTATCTCGATCGATTTATGGTACCTAAAGAACAAGAAAATGCCTTTGAGGCTTCTTTTCTCATGCTAGGCGTTGATTATATTGCCAAAAAAGCAATCGAGATGAATCGTCCGGCCATCATATGCATTGGTCTAGGTTCAGATTATGACAGTCATGACGGCTATAGTGCCTGTGAGGAGTATTTGTATACAATTGGTAGCATTCCCGGTATATGCATATGCACCTCAGCTGGAAATGAAAGTCAAAGCAAGCGCCATTTTTATAAACGTTTCTCGCCGGATAAAGGGCCGGTGGACATTGATGTTCGAGCGGGTGAAGACGCCGGGGATATTTTTATAGTAGTTTCAAATAAAATTAGTGACAGAACCTCTGTGTCGCTGCGCTCCCCTACCGGCGAACTGATTGAACGAGTACCCGCCAAGGCTGCCTACTCGTTAACCACTCGCCTTGTGCTAGAACGCTCAGAGGTTAACATCTCCTATCACTTTCCAATTGAGGGCAGTGGCGATCAGGTTACAATCGTTAAAATACATGATGCCACCCCCGGCATATGGACCATCACTGTATATGGGGATATTATTCTCGACGGAACGATACAGGCCTGGCTACCGTTAATGGGGTTTGTTTCACCCAGCGTAGAATTTCTCACCTCGGACCCTTACTACACCATCACCTATCCCGCAACCGGACTAGGGACAATACGCTGCGGCGCCACCGACTCTGACAGCAATATTCTATATCCCCAGTCCTCATGGGGGCCCACAAGAATCGACCCCATTGCGCCAGATCTTGTGGCGCCAGGTTATCAGATTGGCGATATCTACCCTACGGGATACGGTTTTATGAGCGGCACCAGTATTGCCACCGCCATCACTTCTGGCGCGTGCGCGCTGATGATGCAGTGGGCCATCGTCAACGGACACGATCTTGGATTTAGCACTTCCTCCATCAAAGCCTACTTAATACGTGGATGTAACCGTAGCAATGAAATGAACTACCCCAACTCTCAGTGGGGTTTTGGTTCTTTAAACCTGCTGCAATCCTTCTATTATATGCGTGAAATATCTGCCAGATAAGATTGCCAATTGCTCCTGAGGTAACTTTTCGACATTAATAGAAACTTGTCGTCAATAAACATGCATTTTTGTTTTAACGAAATAAGGTTTTTGCGTTTTGCGCCTTAATAAACGCTATATGACAGAAAGAAACGGCTGCATCCCATAGCAGCCGTTTCTTTCCGGTTGAATAAAGCCCATTCTATAAACACTTATTCTTGTTGGTAATTACATGTTGTGCGCAGCAAAGTAGGTTTTGGCCGATTCAAGGCAGCGGCGCGCATGTTCGACGGCACCATAAACACCAATCCGCTTTAAATGTGGCAGCTCTATGCTGCAAACAACATCATTCGGCATACGGCTGACATAGGCGGCAATATCAATAACACCTTCGCCGACATAATAGCGCCCATCGCGTCCGACAACAAGCAGTTCTTCCTTGCTGGTCGGAATATCAGCCGGGCCGTCACAAATATGGCAGAACTTAAACCAGCTTTTCGGACAATCATCCAGCTCCTCAGGTGCAACACGAGAACGGTGTGCATGTAGCGTATCTAACATGATACCCGCGTTATCCCGGTTGATGGCTGTCAATACTTCTTTTACCTGCGTAAGGTTCGCAACATCGGCCCATGTGACAAACTCAAGCTGCACGCCCATACCATAGGACTTGGCTAGATCGCAAAGCTGTGCAAACTTTTCGATGTAAAGTTCCTTATTCGACGTCCATATGCTACTGAGCACATGACGCGCGCCAAGGCGGGCGCCTACTTCTACCGCTGCTGTATACCTTTTGACATCGGTATCCTCTAAAATTCGCAATAGCTCGATATCGTGTACGCGAATGCCGGTATCTTCCATGGCATTCATAGTATCTCGAAGCATTTCGGGCTGCGACGCGAGATCATAATTAGATTCACCCTTAACGCCAAGGTTGACAATGCGGGGACTGACATAATCATAACCGGCCAGCTTGGCGGTGTAGACTAGTTCAGGGGGCGGGCAGCGTAGCGCGGTCAAGTGCGCCAGCGAATATTCTCGTTTCAACAACAATCATCCTTTCAGGAGTATCTGTAGTATTAAAAGGTTAAAGAATACACAAGAAAGATCAAAATACCAACCACAGTATTTATAACGAACGTATTGGTGACCACCTCGTGATCTTCACGCGCACAGTTTTGCCCAACCAAAACAGTGAGCGAAATTGAACTGTGCTGTGTCAATAAAATAAAGTATGCTGCGTCAAACAAAGGGTTTGGCGCAATCAGGTTATCAATAATGATTAACTTAAATGCAAAAGCAACACTGAGTGATACGGCATAACGAACGACAACATAAAGAACACTTTCCACTAGATTCTTTCTGTTTGAAAGCTGTAACCGATATCCTATGATAACAAGCGTTAAAGTTAGCGAAATAGCGCCTAGCCGTTCAATCGCGCCGTAAAGGCCCAGCCCAAGCGCATTATTAAAAAGGAGCTCGCGCAAACCAAAAACACGGATAATAAGCCCCATAAATGTCATAACTAAAAAAGGATTTTTTAAAGATCTAAGTAATTGATACGGTGTAATTTTTTCTCCGCTTAAACACATTTGGGCCAATGGTAAGAAAACAAGCGCGATGAAAACTTCATGCCCAACGCCAAGGACACTTAAATACTTTAGATTCTCTTGCCCAAAAAGTGCGACATAAAAAGGTATCGATGTGGTGCCGAAGCCGAAGGAGGTCAGTAAAAACGGAAAGAAACTTCTTTTTATAGGAAATATTCGATAAATAACAAAGCCAAGCACCAGCAAAATGACCATTAAAGAAAAGAATGCCACGCTTAGCCAGGCATAGGAGACATCAACGTCCAAATTGATAAAAGTGATACATAACATACACGGAAGTGCAATATTAAGCACCAGCGATTGTAGCTTGAAGAAGGCCTCTTCCCCCAAAAATTGCATGCGCTGCAAAATGTAGCCCAGTGCAATTAGAAAGAGCAAAGGAAGAACCTTGCCCAAAATTTCTGTCATGCCAATAGTCCTCCTATGCCGGGTTTATCACGTGAAAGGAATAAGAGTAAAAGAGAAGATAGCTGTTTTTACTTTTGGTCGGCCTGAATTTCAGCAACAATCTTGTTGATTGATTCTGTCATAACCTCAACCGGCTCAGGCAACCCCGACCAGAGATTCACCTGAATGGCGCCCTGATGGATGCTCATGCCAAGGCCGTTGAGAATGCGACAGCCGACCTTCTCTGCCTCTTGCAGGAAGCGCGTTTTAAGCGGATTATAGGTTGCGTCAAAAGCAATCTGCCCTGCGTGAAGCAGTGCTGCGTCTATCGGTGTTTCGTCAGTGTGCGGATACATACCGACGCCAGAACAGTTCATAACGACATTACATTCGCCTATGACTTTTTCGTATTCCGATTTCTCTTCAAAAGAAATCCATCTGGCGACAGGCGCAAAGCTCTTATTAATGTCTTCCGCCAGGCTTTTGGCGGCCGCGTCAAAACGGTCGACGATTACAATTTCTTTTGCGCCGTGAAAAGCCAGAGCACAGCAGATTGCACGGCCGGCTCCACCGGCGCCAAAGGCGAAAAAGGTGCTGGATGTTATATCGCAGCCGGTTTCAAGCGTCAGAGAACGGATAAATCCAGGTCCGTCAGTATTGTAACCGATCAGCTTGCCGTCCCGCTTAACCACGGTATTAACTGCCCCCATTTTTTCAGCAAACTCATCGAGGCTGTCGAGGTATTCAATGACCTTAATCTTATTGGGCTTGGTCACAGCAAATCCGGGGCTGTTCAGGTTACGAAATGCCTGAACCATATCTTTGAGGTGCTCATTTTCTACCTCCAGCGGGAAGTATAAAAACTCCAACCCAAGTGCGCGATAAGCCTCATTTTGCATTCTGGGTGCAAAGGATTGGCGTAAAGGATTTCCCATAAGGGCAATCAACTTGGTATCTACAGTAATCATGGTTTACCCTCTTTTAAGTACTCAGCGGGCGAACGAGCCGCCCGCTGAATATTGGTTTTTCTTACTTACCGAGATAGGCGTCGACGAGATCCTGTCCGACCTTTTCAGCGACGGAATCGTACACGGGCTGCGCAGCAGCTTTAATCTCAGCATAGAGCTCTGCGGAAACCGGAACAACCTCGGTGCCAGATTCGGCAATAACCTTGGTCTTGTCAGCTTCAAGCTTGTCAGCCTGCTCGCGTGCATAAGCAGTAGCAGTGGTAACAGCCTGATCAAGAAGTGCCTTCTCCTCGTCGTTGAGCGCATTGTATTCGGCAGGGTTCATGATCAGCGCAAGAATGTGGGGCAGATGGTTGGTCTGGATGATGTAATCCTGAACCTCATACAGCTTGTTGGCCGCGATAACCGCATAGGGATTCTCCTGTGCGACAACGGTACCCTGCTGCAAGCCGGTGTACAGCTCGCCGAAAGCCATAGGAGTGGGTGCAGCGCCAAGTGCCTTCCAGAACGCCATGTGGTTAGCATTTTCCATGGTACGGATCTTTACGCCGGAGAAATCGTCAAACTTTTCAATCTTCTTGTTGGAGGACATAACGCGGAAGGTCTGATCCGCATATCCCAGCAACTTGTAGCCGGCCGCATCATAGAAGCCTGCAACCTTACCCATGAAGTCTGCATTATCGAAAATTGCGCGAAATTCCTGAATGGTGGGATACACAGCGGGCATGTCGAATACAGCCAGCTCAGGGATAAAGTTTACCTGCGGTGCAGTGGTCTGAACAACAAAGGTCACACTGCCGTCCTTGCAGCTCTCAAGAAGCGCAACGTCGCCGCCGAGGGTGCCGTCGGTGTAAACATCGATGGCCATCTTACCGCCGGAAAGGGCTGCAATCTCTTCAGAAAGCTTCTCGCCGTAGAAATAGGTGACCGTGTCCTTGGGGCTATCCATACCAAGCGTCCAAGAATGCTCACCAATGTTGCCGCCTGCTTGAGCAGGTGTGCTGGCAGAGGCAGCCGGATCTGCCGAGGAGGCAGGCGCAGCGCTGGAGGCTGCAGGCTTAGAGCCACAAGCGGTAAGAGAAAACGCAGTGGCAATAGAAAGAGCAAGTGCTAACAGTTTCGAGTACTTTTTCATTGTTTGTCTTTCTCCTTTCAAAATAGGGCATCGCCCTTATTGGGAAACAAAATTTAGATGCCGACCAACGCAAGGCTGATTGCTGGGAAAGCAACAATAAGCACCAACGCCAACAGGAACAGCAAAATAAAGGGGATGGCATGTTTTGCCACATCCATAACAGGGACGTCGGTAATCGAGCTGGCAACAAACAGGTTGATGCCGATGGGCGGGGTTACAAAGCCGATAGCAAGGTTAGTTACCAAGAAAACACCAAAGTGTAGTGGGTGTACACCAACAGTCTGCATAATCGGCAGAAGGATAGGCGTCAGAATAAGAATAGCGGGACCGCCGTCCATGACCATGCCCACCATCAGCAAGAACAGGTTGACAACCAGTAAAATGAGGAACTTGTTGCCACCAAAGGTATCACTAATCGCGGTGCTGACAAGCTGTGGAACCTTGAGGAAGGTCAGCACACGTGCAAATGCAGTCGCTGCGGCAAGCAGGAATAAAAGCGGTGCATATGTGCGAACACTTTCTACAAATATTTTGTACAGCTCGTTAAGCTTTAGCGTTTTATAGACGAATAAGCTGATAAACAGGGCATAGAACACCGACAGAACCGCAGCTTCGGTCGGAGAAGCCACGCCGGTATAGATACTGCCCAAGATAATAACCGGTGTCATCAGTGCCCAGAAGCTGTCAAAGAACACCTTGACAAAACCCTGCTTGTGCAGGTCACCAACAACCTCATTAATCTTCGCTTTGTCCTCGCCATTGCGCAAGCAATAAAAGAGAGCATAGCCCATCAGGCAAAATGCGATCAAAAAGCCAGGGACAACGCCTGCGATAAACAGCTGGCCTACCGAAGCGCCGGAAGCCATGCAGTAAAGCACAAATGGAATAGACGGTGGAATGATAACACCCAGGCTGCCTGAAACAGCGACAACAGCGGTTGAAAACTTCTTATCATAACCAAGGCTGACTAACACTGGCACGGTCATGCTGCCAACAGCGGCAACAGTAGCCGGTGCAGAGCCGGAAATAGCGCCGTAGAACAGGCAGGTGATGATAACCGCACAGGGTACGCCAGCGGGAATTCTGCCCAGAAAGTAAGTGAAAAAGTTAAAAAGCTTCTTTGAAACACCACCACGGGCCATGATAATGCCAGAGAAAATGAACATCGGGATAGCAAGCAGCGGGAAGCTGTTGATGCCACCGATCATCTCACGGATCAAATAGGTTCCGTTAGCCGGAAATTTAGGGAGTATCAGCGAAGGCACGATTGAAGTAATCGCAATACTGGATGAAATGGGGATAGAGATAATCAGTAATACAAAAAATGTTATAAATACAATTACAGCAGTCATTATTGTCCTCCTCCCACCTGACCAGGCCCAGCCTTAGCACCACGCACAAAGACCAAAGACTTTTCTACAACGCCTTGCGTCAGACGGATAATGCTTAAAATGAAACCTATTAGCGGGGCAATGTAAATAAAAGACATAGGTATCTGCATCGCCGGACTAAGCTGGCCGCTCGTTATAGCGTTGTTGAAATAGGTCCAAGCAAAAGGAACCATATAAATATAGAATAACAACATGGTTGTTTTTTCAATAATTTTGAAAACCGTTGCAACTTTCTGCGGAAGCAGAGAGACAAGTTGCTCTATTTTAATGGATATTTGTTTTTTAAAGCAGTAGCTGATGCTAAGGAAACCCGACCATACAAATAGAAAACGGGAAAGTTCCTCAGACCAGGAGAGTGGACTATTAAAAATATATCTTGCTATGATCTGTGCGCCCATAGCCAGCGACATAATCAGCAAAAGTACAACCAGAATAGTTTCTTCCAGGCTTTCATCCAACCATTTGAGAACCTTCATAGGTCACCTTTTTTCCTTTCTAACAAGTGTTACCGCGTATGGCGGCGGCGCTTAAAGCAAGCGCCGCTGCCTTGCGATTATTGAATGGGATTAGGGGGTGTGCTTTTTTATAGTGATTAATTAGGTTTTATGCGAAGCAGAATGCTTCGGCGGCTCGTAAACGCCTTCAGCGTTGCGGATGACCTTGCCGTTGACAACACGGCCATCAGGAGAATAGATATCGTTAATGTTCCAGCAACCCGGGGTGGGTACCGGAATGTTCTGCATAGGTACATCAAGTAGATAGGGTCTATTAGCTTCAATCGCTTTTTTCAAGGCGGGAGCAAACTCATCAGCAGATTCGATCTTCACTGCTTCGATGCCGTAGCCCTTGGCGATCTCCGCCCAGTTGGGGGTATAGCTCTCGCCATCAGGAGTTGCAAACATCGTACCAAATTTGGTGCCGTAGTTACCGTACTCAAGGCCGGCGATGGTACCAAACGCGGAGTTATTCATAACAACCCATACAACGGGGATGTTCTGCTCGACCGCAGTGGCAATAACCGAGGGATTAGTGCCAAAACCGCCGTCACCGATGAGCGTGATCACTGCCTTTTCAGGGGCAGCCAGCTTAGCGCCTAAGATGGCTGCCGAGCCGAAGCCCATGGTTGCAAGACCGGACGGATGGTGGATGCTGCCGGGAATTTCAACGTCGAACTGCTGTGCGACACCATTCTTGTTCCAGCCCACGTCGGTGAAAATGAGCGAATCGACAGGAAGCTGCTCTTTAACGTCCTTGAGGATGCGCTGAGGTGTCATCGGGAAGCGGCTATCGTTGCTGATTTCGACGTTGGAAGCCTTGAATGCAGCCTTCTCTGCGGCAATTTCCGCGCGCAGTTCAGGGCGCTCAATGCCGTTGGGGCAAAGCTTTTTGGCTTCTTCAAGAATCTGCTGCAACGCATATTTAAGGTCTGCTACCGCACCGATTTCAACAGGATAGTTTCGACCAATTTCGGTGGGGTCGATGTCGATCTGCAAAAACTTGGTCTTTGCCATATCGAAGGTCACGCCCGGGTACCAGCTGGAACTATCAGCCTCGGCAAAGCGGGTTCCAAGACCGAGGATTACGTCGGCATTGGCGGTCAGCTCATGGGTGAACGCCATACCCCAGAAGCCGGTCTGGCCAATCATCAACGGGTGTTTATCCGAGATGCAGCCCTGACCCATCAGGGTGCGCGAAACGGGTATGTCAAGGAACTCGGCCAGCGCCGCTAGATCTTCAGAAGCCTGCGCCAGCAAAATGCCGCCGCCTGCGTGCATCACAGGATTTTTGGCTTCAACCAAACGCTTGGCAATTGCCTTGGCAGCGTCAGGAGCAAGTGCGGGACGAATCGTGAGATCGCTATCGAGATAAGTGCGTTCAAAGAGATCTGTATCAATCTCGCGAGAGAACATATCCATCGGAACCGAGATAAGCACCGGGCCGGGTCTGCCGCTTTCGGCAAGGCGAAACGCCTTATCAAGAATTGCGGGCATCGCCTCGGGGTCGTCTATGCGCCATGCGCGCTTGACGATGGGCTTGTAAATATCGTACTGTGAGCCGTCGCAGTGTAGGTTAACCTCTTGATGCGGGTGACGGCCGTAATAATAGCTGGGCGCATCGCCTGCAATCACAACCATAGGAATAGAATCAAATGCCGCATTCGCAACGCCGGTCAGGGCATTGGTCATGCCGGGGCCGATGTGGCACATAACCACGCTCGCCTTATGAGTGACACGCGCATAGCCGTCGGCCGCAGTGGATGCGATCTGCTCGTGACGATTGGAAATATACTTAATTTTCTTGCTCTTCTCAAGCGCGTCCAGCATGGCAATAACGGTATGACCACAAAGCCCAAAAACATGCTCAACGCCACGACGCTCCAAATAATCAACTATTTGGTAAGAAAGTAATTTCTTCATGTTTTATCTGCGCTCCTTTCTAAGCAAAGCGTTATATATGGAGGGGAGGGACGGCGGCTTTGACGCCGTCCCGCGTAAGATGATAACATTGAACCGTCTTACTTGTCCATCTCCGGGTCGTAGAACTCACCGAACAGCCACTCATCGCTGGGTTTATCTTCAGGAATCGGCACAGACACCCAGGTCACGTTCATGTACTGACGCAGTGCAATATTCTCAGAGATGATGTTTCCACCCCAGGTGCCGCAACCCATCGAGTTGGTCATCGGCATGCCGTTGGTGTAAGAACCGGCGTTGGCCTTATTCTGCGGCTGGCGAACCATAATTCTAGAAACAGGTGCAGCCAGGCCAAGTCTGTGGATGTGATCCTGGTTGAAGGAATAGATGCCGCAGGAATGGCCCTTGCCGCCAACTTCGTAGATGGCGCGCATCATGTCGAGCGCATTCTCGAACTCGCCGTCATACTTAAACAGTGCGAGCAATGTGGTCAGCTTCTCGCTGGAGAAGAAATGCTCCTTGCCGATGCCGTCGCCCATGACAGCGATAAACTTGTACTCCGGTCCAATGCTAAAGCCGGCCTTCTCAGCGAGCTTCTGGGGAGGAAGCGCAACGGTCTCGGGCAGTCTATGGCCATTTTCGTCCCACATGACACGCTTGATCAGCTCTTTTTCTTCCTCGTTGGCGAGATAAGCGCCTTCTTCCTTGAGGGCTTCAACCGTCGCGTCGAAGATGGAAGCGTGTATAATCAGGTTGCCGTCGCAGGAACATCCGGAACCAAAGTCCGAAGTCTTTGAAATGCGGGTGTTTTTTGCTGCTTCTTTAGGATCGGCAGTCTCATCGTAAATCATAGTGGAGTTGCCTGCGCCAGAGCCAAAGGCCGGGGTGCCGGAGGAATAAGCAGCCTTAACCATGGGACGGCCGCCGGTGGCAATGATCAGGTTTGCGCGTCTCATCAGCTCATCGGTCTTGGCCAAGTTCGGCTCTTCAATAACCTGAAGAATGTCGGCAGGTGCGCCTTCACGGACAAGCGCCTCGCGCATAATCTGTACGCACTTGGCAGTACACTTCTTTGCACGGGGATGCGGAGAAAAGATGATGGCGTTACGCGCCTTTATAGAGTACATCGCCTGACCAGCAGGAGTGGAGGTCGGGTTGGTGGTGGGAACCAGCGAAGCGATAATGCCTACGGGCT from Oscillospiraceae bacterium MB24-C1 includes the following:
- a CDS encoding TIM barrel protein, whose protein sequence is MKREYSLAHLTALRCPPPELVYTAKLAGYDYVSPRIVNLGVKGESNYDLASQPEMLRDTMNAMEDTGIRVHDIELLRILEDTDVKRYTAAVEVGARLGARHVLSSIWTSNKELYIEKFAQLCDLAKSYGMGVQLEFVTWADVANLTQVKEVLTAINRDNAGIMLDTLHAHRSRVAPEELDDCPKSWFKFCHICDGPADIPTSKEELLVVGRDGRYYVGEGVIDIAAYVSRMPNDVVCSIELPHLKRIGVYGAVEHARRCLESAKTYFAAHNM
- the nifU gene encoding Fe-S cluster assembly scaffold protein NifU; its protein translation is MMYSEKVLDHFSNPRNVGELPDANGVGEVGNAVCGDIMKMYLKIDEGVIKDVKFKTFGCGAAIATSSMATELIKGKTLDEALQLSNKAVISALDGLPPVKVHCSVLAEQAVRAALSDYYRRQGVDPEPIVGKIVDDPHHCDNCATCENN
- a CDS encoding S8 family peptidase — its product is MDNSDLYSEDIVDFFIRKGAYFERFIFEHPGFITSHTINDTYTICYATRDGYEEMARFMGSEPGLPNVLGLLGRSELEASGITQIQQQPYLDLKGQGVLIGFLDTGIDYTKDVFKKSDGTSKIEFIYDQSIPGTPPDGFPIGAEFTKEQINAALASESPQSVLPHIDDAGHGTFLASVAAGSAHGDFIGAAPEAGIIMVKLKKAYPFMREQLLIPEEQQNAFESTSVILGVEYIIKKARQLDCPVVICIGLGSNYDNHDGSSPLEDYLFDVSNIPGVCVCVAAGNESQAKHHYYNRFTRDKAPMNIDIQVGQNAGNILITITNRLSDIISVSVRSPTGELVKRVPAKPLLTQVTKLVLEKSEVSISYSFPVSSSGDQVTVVRIHNATPGLWTITAYGDFIIDGSIFAWLPMTGFISPNVEFLSSIPYNTITFPATGLGPICCGAYNSVRNILYPLSSWGPTRMQNDVPDLLAPGYQIGGIYPTGFGYMSGTSCSAAITAGASALLMQWGIVKGHDFGFCTPVIRAYLIRGCNRNELIVYPNNQWGFGMLNLTRTFYYMREL
- the aroE gene encoding shikimate dehydrogenase; the encoded protein is MITVDTKLIALMGNPLRQSFAPRMQNEAYRALGLEFLYFPLEVENEHLKDMVQAFRNLNSPGFAVTKPNKIKVIEYLDSLDEFAEKMGAVNTVVKRDGKLIGYNTDGPGFIRSLTLETGCDITSSTFFAFGAGGAGRAICCALAFHGAKEIVIVDRFDAAAKSLAEDINKSFAPVARWISFEEKSEYEKVIGECNVVMNCSGVGMYPHTDETPIDAALLHAGQIAFDATYNPLKTRFLQEAEKVGCRILNGLGMSIHQGAIQVNLWSGLPEPVEVMTESINKIVAEIQADQK
- a CDS encoding S8 family peptidase; translation: MDKDTLYAPDIVDFIIRKDAYYDQMILNHPGLIASYTVKGTYIICFARIKDYNEMTSYMGTDYINSIPTVLGLTIRPSLESSGIIQVQQQPYLNLDGTGVIIGFVDTGIDYTQSVFKHKDGSSKIRYIYDQTIPGTPPNGFPLGTEYSNEQINAALASDNPYEIVPHRDEVGHGTFLASVAAASPSEDVIGAAPNAEIIMVKLKKAYPFYLDRFMVPKEQENAFEASFLMLGVDYIAKKAIEMNRPAIICIGLGSDYDSHDGYSACEEYLYTIGSIPGICICTSAGNESQSKRHFYKRFSPDKGPVDIDVRAGEDAGDIFIVVSNKISDRTSVSLRSPTGELIERVPAKAAYSLTTRLVLERSEVNISYHFPIEGSGDQVTIVKIHDATPGIWTITVYGDIILDGTIQAWLPLMGFVSPSVEFLTSDPYYTITYPATGLGTIRCGATDSDSNILYPQSSWGPTRIDPIAPDLVAPGYQIGDIYPTGYGFMSGTSIATAITSGACALMMQWAIVNGHDLGFSTSSIKAYLIRGCNRSNEMNYPNSQWGFGSLNLLQSFYYMREISAR